The following are encoded together in the Pedobacter sp. D749 genome:
- a CDS encoding phage integrase SAM-like domain-containing protein: MSLSELNDKFILDFESYLSRHHPKDHQKPLTYNGIMKHMERLCKMVTMAVTMDWIEKDPFAKYKLHFDKVERFYLTKEELVVMEKKKFRIERLQIVKDLSIFSFYTGLTYIDTMNITSDISLKS; this comes from the coding sequence ATTAGCCTTAGTGAGCTGAATGATAAATTTATCCTTGACTTTGAAAGCTATCTAAGCCGCCATCATCCTAAAGACCACCAAAAACCGTTGACCTATAACGGTATCATGAAACACATGGAACGGCTTTGCAAAATGGTGACCATGGCTGTCACCATGGACTGGATAGAAAAAGATCCTTTTGCCAAATACAAATTACACTTCGATAAAGTGGAACGGTTCTATCTGACCAAAGAAGAACTGGTGGTTATGGAGAAAAAGAAATTCCGTATCGAGCGTTTACAGATCGTTAAAGACCTTTCTATTTTTAGTTTTTACACGGGCTTGACGTATATCGATACAATGAATATAACAAGCGATATATCGTTAAAGTCATAA
- a CDS encoding acetyl-CoA C-acyltransferase, whose product MKEVVIVSAVRTPIGSFGGSLAQFSATQLGGFAIKAAIEKAGLKPEQIQEVYMGNVLSANVGQAPATQAAKLAGLPDLPATTINKVCASGTKAIMLAAQSIANGDNEIIVAGGMESMSNVPYYLDKARNGYRLGHGQVTDGLVKDGLWDVYNDYHMGSAAELCATECQISREEQDNFAIESYKRAQAAQTSGKFAGEIIAVEVKDRKGEVTLVDTDDEPTAVKFDKIPSLKPVFKKDGTVTAANASTLNDGAAALVLMSADKAKELGLTPLAKILGYADAQQAPEWFTTAPSKAIPLALHKAGINIKDVDYFEINEAFSVVSIANNQLLELNDNQVNVNGGAVSLGHPLGASGARIVVTLLSVLAQNNGKIGVAGICNGGGGASALVIEKL is encoded by the coding sequence ATGAAAGAAGTTGTTATTGTATCAGCTGTGAGAACGCCTATAGGTAGCTTTGGAGGCTCATTAGCTCAATTTTCCGCTACTCAACTCGGTGGTTTTGCCATTAAAGCAGCCATTGAAAAAGCTGGACTAAAACCAGAACAGATCCAGGAAGTATATATGGGCAATGTTTTATCGGCTAACGTTGGACAAGCACCTGCTACACAGGCTGCAAAATTAGCCGGATTGCCAGATTTACCTGCCACAACCATAAATAAAGTATGTGCTTCGGGTACAAAAGCAATCATGCTTGCCGCACAAAGTATTGCAAATGGCGATAATGAAATTATTGTTGCCGGCGGTATGGAAAGCATGAGCAATGTTCCCTACTACCTGGATAAGGCAAGAAACGGTTATCGTCTGGGCCACGGACAGGTTACAGACGGTTTAGTAAAAGATGGCCTTTGGGATGTTTACAACGATTACCACATGGGTTCTGCAGCCGAACTTTGCGCTACCGAATGCCAGATTAGTCGCGAAGAACAGGATAATTTTGCCATCGAATCTTACAAAAGAGCACAAGCCGCACAAACTTCAGGTAAATTTGCTGGTGAAATTATAGCCGTTGAGGTTAAAGACCGTAAAGGAGAGGTTACTTTAGTTGATACGGACGATGAGCCCACAGCTGTTAAATTTGATAAAATACCGTCATTAAAACCGGTTTTCAAAAAAGATGGAACTGTAACTGCAGCAAATGCTTCAACTTTAAACGATGGCGCAGCAGCATTGGTTTTAATGAGTGCAGATAAAGCAAAAGAGCTAGGTTTAACACCTTTAGCTAAAATTTTGGGTTACGCTGATGCGCAACAAGCACCAGAATGGTTTACCACTGCACCATCAAAAGCAATTCCCTTAGCTTTACATAAAGCCGGTATCAACATAAAAGATGTAGATTATTTTGAGATCAATGAGGCATTTTCTGTGGTTTCTATCGCAAATAACCAACTTTTAGAACTAAACGATAACCAGGTTAACGTTAACGGTGGTGCCGTTTCCTTAGGTCACCCACTTGGCGCATCGGGCGCCCGGATTGTAGTTACCTTACTTTCGGTGTTGGCGCAAAATAACGGAAAAATCGGCGTAGCCGGAATCTGTAATGGTGGTGGTGGTGCAAGTGCCCTCGTTATCGAGAAATTATAA
- a CDS encoding peptide MFS transporter: protein MQTSNETISIDHDKELDLHLTSQGVSPEKLFSHPVGLFVLFFTEMWERFSYYGMRAILVLFLISDLSKNGWGWPRPEALQLYAIYTGLVYFTPILGGLIADRFTGYRKAVIIGAFIMTLGHAAMALEGVSTNFFYVGLLLLIIGNGFFKPNISSIVGKLYPPISDKKDSAYAIFYMGINSGAFIGMLMCGYIGEKVGWHYGFGLAGVFMLFGMLQFYFAQKIFGVIGSAVDKTKAVEKADPTIEEIPKKVRSQRLWVIAILSIFTIFFWMVFEQAGGSMTIFAKDYTLRNLTGGAATTFKWVDAILTIFPLVAVTFVLFSLAGKIFKKYPATILFTLLSFAIIWVLAIWKVSREMGSVSTEVPASWFSVLNSFFIVSLAPIVSKIWETKFNPSGPVKFGFGLIFVGIGFAGLAYGGSSIPQGATSAQVSLFWLIFAYFFHTVGELCISPVGLSYVSKLAPSNLVGLMFGVFFTCTAIGNYLAGATGSLIDKISAAYSISTFFLIFTIIPIVAGLIMFAISPILRKWMHGVH from the coding sequence ATGCAAACATCTAATGAAACCATTAGTATTGACCATGATAAGGAACTAGACCTCCACTTAACCAGTCAAGGCGTTTCTCCAGAAAAATTATTTAGCCATCCGGTTGGCCTTTTTGTACTCTTTTTTACTGAAATGTGGGAGAGATTCAGTTATTACGGAATGCGGGCCATTTTGGTTTTGTTCCTGATTAGCGATTTGAGCAAAAACGGTTGGGGTTGGCCAAGGCCTGAAGCCTTACAACTTTATGCTATTTATACCGGTTTGGTATATTTTACACCAATACTTGGTGGTTTAATTGCCGATAGATTTACAGGTTATAGAAAAGCGGTGATTATCGGTGCTTTTATCATGACCCTCGGTCATGCCGCAATGGCTCTTGAAGGGGTTAGCACCAATTTTTTCTATGTTGGTTTGCTTTTATTAATTATTGGTAACGGATTTTTTAAACCAAATATTTCTTCAATTGTAGGTAAACTTTACCCTCCTATTAGCGATAAAAAAGATAGTGCTTATGCCATATTTTACATGGGTATTAATTCCGGTGCATTTATCGGGATGTTGATGTGCGGTTATATCGGCGAAAAAGTAGGCTGGCATTATGGTTTCGGCTTAGCCGGTGTATTTATGCTTTTCGGAATGCTACAGTTTTATTTCGCACAAAAAATATTTGGGGTAATCGGTTCGGCAGTAGATAAAACTAAAGCGGTAGAAAAAGCAGATCCAACGATAGAAGAAATTCCTAAAAAAGTTAGAAGTCAACGTTTATGGGTAATCGCCATTTTGTCTATTTTTACCATTTTCTTCTGGATGGTATTTGAACAGGCAGGCGGATCGATGACGATTTTCGCAAAAGATTATACCTTAAGAAACTTAACAGGAGGAGCAGCTACAACCTTTAAATGGGTAGATGCCATCCTGACCATATTTCCATTGGTAGCCGTAACTTTTGTGCTGTTTTCATTAGCGGGCAAAATTTTCAAGAAATATCCGGCAACTATTTTATTTACGTTATTGAGTTTTGCCATTATCTGGGTATTGGCCATCTGGAAAGTAAGCAGAGAAATGGGCTCGGTAAGTACCGAAGTTCCGGCTTCCTGGTTTAGTGTATTAAACTCATTCTTTATCGTATCACTGGCGCCTATCGTTTCCAAAATATGGGAAACCAAATTTAACCCAAGCGGGCCTGTAAAATTTGGTTTCGGTTTAATTTTTGTAGGCATCGGTTTCGCAGGCTTAGCTTATGGCGGTTCGTCTATTCCACAAGGAGCCACTTCAGCACAAGTAAGTTTATTCTGGTTAATTTTTGCCTATTTCTTCCATACTGTTGGCGAGTTATGTATCTCTCCCGTTGGACTATCGTATGTAAGTAAGCTTGCACCTTCGAACCTTGTGGGTTTAATGTTTGGTGTATTTTTTACCTGTACTGCCATTGGTAACTACCTGGCCGGAGCTACAGGATCATTAATTGACAAAATAAGCGCCGCTTATTCAATTTCCACTTTCTTCCTAATATTCACCATAATACCAATTGTAGCAGGTTTAATTATGTTTGCCATAAGCCCTATTCTGCGCAAATGGATGCACGGTGTTCACTAA
- a CDS encoding HD family phosphohydrolase encodes MAKIKRNSHKILYRKYSSNLKYVMMIFTVFIITLFLPKQPRFRYEFEKNAVWKNKDLISPFSFAILKTNPQVSADKKNALKDILPVYQLDRGITANALEEFANEFDVKWKSKQLNEKDRDVYKSAAYKLLQRIYQRGIIGLNVKHQAGGKNYDFSLLENNVAQEKNTQDVFTAESALMFFKDNFKAPNQVMGDLVANLAIDHITPNIVFDERLTQTIQDNTVNNISTTKGMVQKGELIVAKNDVIDEEIYQKLESYKATYDAQTKTIGSRALVYLGQVILVAFILAILMSFLFLFRKDIFADNRQLSLILIVTTGMLLALTWAIKMEIPSLYYIPFCVVPIIIRILFDTRLALYLHMLVILIAGFFVANSFEFVFYQVTAGMVAIFSIKNFVKRERFLVSALFILLAYFVSFVGIALLREGSFREIEWLNFIPFVFSVLLSLLAYPLIYLFERIFGITSDVALIELTNTNNKLLRELAFKAPGTFQHSLQVANLAEAAIFKIGGNSVLVRAGALYHDIGKVDNPQYFIENQNTAVSPHDKLPYEQSAQIIIQHVHKGIEILRKNQIPEAIIDFIRTHHGNTRVDYFYQSFLKNTPEKFVDENIFRYPGPIPFSKETGVLMLADSVEAASRSLKNPDAQNINDIVERIINYKLEQNQLDDCDLTLKDIETIKLIFKTMLMSIYHVRIDYQQIL; translated from the coding sequence TTGGCTAAAATCAAGAGAAATTCACACAAGATCCTTTACCGGAAATATTCATCAAACCTGAAATATGTGATGATGATATTTACCGTTTTCATTATTACGCTATTCCTGCCCAAACAACCCCGGTTTAGATATGAGTTCGAAAAAAATGCGGTATGGAAAAACAAGGATCTGATTTCGCCTTTCAGTTTTGCTATTTTAAAAACCAACCCGCAGGTTAGTGCAGATAAAAAAAATGCCTTAAAAGATATTTTGCCCGTTTACCAATTGGATAGGGGCATTACTGCAAATGCATTGGAAGAGTTTGCCAATGAATTTGATGTGAAATGGAAATCAAAACAGCTTAATGAAAAGGACAGGGATGTATATAAAAGTGCTGCCTATAAATTGTTGCAGCGTATTTACCAGAGAGGAATTATTGGTTTAAATGTGAAACACCAGGCTGGTGGTAAAAACTACGACTTTTCTTTGCTTGAAAATAATGTGGCACAGGAGAAAAATACACAGGATGTTTTTACCGCAGAATCGGCCCTGATGTTTTTTAAAGATAATTTTAAGGCTCCTAACCAGGTAATGGGTGATCTGGTGGCAAACCTCGCAATTGATCATATTACTCCAAATATTGTATTTGATGAGCGGTTAACGCAAACCATACAAGACAATACAGTTAACAATATCTCTACTACGAAAGGGATGGTGCAAAAAGGAGAACTAATTGTGGCCAAGAATGATGTGATTGACGAAGAAATTTATCAGAAACTGGAATCTTACAAAGCTACTTACGATGCACAAACCAAAACTATCGGCAGCAGGGCATTGGTTTACCTGGGGCAGGTGATATTGGTTGCTTTTATATTGGCTATTTTAATGTCGTTCCTTTTTCTTTTCCGGAAGGATATTTTTGCCGATAACCGTCAGCTCTCCCTAATCCTCATTGTAACCACGGGGATGCTACTTGCTTTAACCTGGGCCATTAAGATGGAAATCCCAAGTTTATACTACATTCCGTTCTGTGTGGTACCTATTATCATCAGGATCCTGTTTGATACGCGTTTGGCACTTTACCTCCATATGCTGGTGATTTTAATTGCCGGTTTCTTTGTGGCCAATAGTTTCGAATTTGTATTTTATCAGGTTACTGCGGGTATGGTTGCCATATTCAGTATAAAAAACTTCGTCAAACGCGAAAGATTCCTGGTTTCCGCCTTATTTATTCTACTGGCTTATTTTGTTTCTTTTGTAGGCATTGCCTTACTGCGCGAAGGATCTTTCCGCGAAATAGAATGGTTGAACTTTATTCCTTTTGTTTTTAGCGTACTTTTATCGCTTTTGGCTTATCCGTTAATTTACCTGTTCGAACGTATTTTTGGTATTACTTCGGATGTGGCCTTAATTGAGTTGACCAATACCAATAATAAACTGTTAAGAGAGCTTGCTTTTAAAGCGCCTGGAACCTTTCAGCACTCTTTACAGGTAGCCAACCTTGCTGAGGCTGCGATATTTAAAATTGGTGGTAATTCTGTGCTGGTAAGGGCAGGGGCTTTATACCACGATATTGGTAAAGTAGACAATCCACAGTATTTTATTGAAAACCAAAATACGGCTGTGAGTCCGCATGATAAATTACCTTATGAGCAAAGTGCGCAGATCATTATTCAGCATGTGCACAAAGGAATTGAAATTTTAAGAAAAAATCAGATTCCTGAAGCGATTATTGATTTTATCAGAACGCACCATGGAAATACCCGGGTTGATTATTTTTATCAATCGTTTTTGAAAAATACACCTGAAAAATTTGTCGACGAAAACATTTTTCGCTACCCCGGACCAATACCTTTTAGCAAAGAAACGGGTGTGTTAATGTTAGCCGATTCGGTCGAAGCTGCCTCAAGAAGTCTGAAAAATCCCGATGCGCAGAACATAAATGATATCGTTGAACGTATAATTAACTACAAATTGGAGCAAAATCAGTTAGATGACTGCGATTTGACGCTAAAAGATATTGAGACTATCAAATTGATATTCAAGACGATGCTGATGAGTATCTATCATGTGCGTATAGATTATCAACAAATTTTATAA
- a CDS encoding SPFH domain-containing protein: MYQEKIINPPSGYLTFAISILLLAASIFCFVSEFFFWGGILLAIDIFLLFPGFLIINPNQSMVLTLFGKYIGTVKADGFFWVNPLTTKRRLSLKANNLNGQQLKVNDKLGNPIEIAAVVVWKVNETAKAVFSVENYMQYVNIQSEAAVRHLANIFPYDHAEGEETSITLKDGAEKVSELLENELNERLSRAGIEVLEARISHLAYAPEIASAMLQRQQATAVIAARKLIVEGAVGMVEMALEKLSQKGIVDLDEERKAAMVSNLLVVLCGDRHVQPVVNTGTLYN; encoded by the coding sequence ATGTATCAAGAAAAAATTATCAATCCGCCATCTGGCTATTTAACATTCGCAATAAGCATATTATTGCTGGCTGCTTCCATTTTCTGTTTTGTTTCAGAATTTTTTTTCTGGGGAGGGATTTTATTAGCCATAGATATATTTTTACTATTTCCGGGCTTTTTAATCATTAACCCCAACCAATCGATGGTACTTACCCTGTTCGGAAAATATATCGGTACGGTAAAAGCCGATGGTTTTTTCTGGGTAAATCCACTAACCACAAAAAGACGCTTATCGTTAAAAGCCAACAATTTAAACGGGCAGCAGTTAAAGGTTAATGATAAACTTGGCAACCCGATCGAAATTGCCGCTGTGGTGGTTTGGAAAGTAAACGAAACTGCCAAAGCCGTTTTCTCTGTAGAAAACTACATGCAATATGTAAACATCCAGAGTGAAGCTGCTGTAAGGCATTTAGCCAATATCTTCCCATACGACCATGCTGAAGGGGAAGAAACCAGTATTACCTTAAAAGATGGCGCTGAAAAAGTAAGTGAACTTTTAGAAAACGAACTGAACGAACGTTTATCGCGCGCAGGCATCGAAGTTTTAGAGGCCAGGATTTCGCATTTGGCTTATGCGCCGGAAATTGCCAGCGCCATGTTACAGCGCCAACAGGCCACAGCAGTAATTGCAGCCCGTAAATTAATTGTAGAAGGCGCCGTAGGTATGGTAGAAATGGCATTAGAGAAATTATCACAAAAAGGGATTGTTGATCTGGATGAAGAGCGTAAAGCAGCTATGGTAAGCAATTTATTGGTGGTTTTATGCGGAGATCGCCATGTACAACCTGTAGTAAACACCGGAACCTTGTATAATTAA
- the gwsS gene encoding grasp-with-spasm system SPASM domain peptide maturase: protein MDGKYLILYSTCTVVKGFLRSAIYDLEKQEFHYIPNGFGELITVFKTKCYDEVLMDFSKDEKAIILEYKDFIISNDLGFFTEHPELFPDLELSYEPTTYITNAILDRNQFSNYNLFNVITELDALSCQDLQLRFYSIIDIEELEDILKHIHLTEMKSVEVYLKYNSEKTKDLTKLINRWPKIKLLLVHSSPSNKVVHINKNNFYTSNQGNFMYTSENIESEQHCGMILKSYFSIGIETYSESLLFNSCLNKKISLDVLGNIKNCPTLQASYGKAGETPLIEVLNNDEFLSYSQIKKDQISICQDCEHRHICTDCRAFVSDIFAKPAKCSYDPYTAKWND, encoded by the coding sequence TTTGATTCTATATTCAACCTGTACTGTTGTTAAAGGATTTTTGAGAAGCGCAATTTATGATTTAGAAAAACAGGAATTTCACTATATTCCAAATGGTTTCGGTGAACTTATAACAGTTTTTAAAACTAAATGTTACGATGAAGTTTTAATGGATTTTAGTAAAGATGAGAAAGCTATTATATTAGAATATAAAGATTTTATTATTTCTAATGATCTGGGGTTCTTTACAGAGCATCCTGAATTATTTCCAGATTTAGAATTATCTTATGAACCTACAACATACATTACTAATGCGATTTTAGATCGTAATCAGTTTTCAAATTATAATTTATTTAATGTAATAACAGAATTAGATGCTCTTAGCTGTCAAGATCTACAATTGCGATTTTATTCTATTATAGATATTGAAGAATTGGAAGACATTCTAAAACATATACATCTTACTGAAATGAAATCAGTTGAGGTTTACCTAAAATATAACTCTGAAAAGACTAAGGATCTAACAAAATTGATTAATAGATGGCCCAAGATCAAATTACTACTAGTTCACTCGTCTCCTTCCAATAAAGTTGTGCACATAAATAAAAATAACTTTTACACAAGTAATCAGGGGAATTTCATGTATACATCCGAAAATATAGAATCTGAGCAGCACTGTGGAATGATTTTAAAATCATATTTTTCTATTGGGATCGAAACTTACTCAGAATCATTATTATTTAATTCGTGTCTAAATAAAAAGATTAGTTTAGATGTTCTGGGAAATATTAAAAATTGTCCCACGTTGCAAGCTAGCTATGGGAAAGCTGGTGAGACACCATTGATAGAAGTTTTAAATAATGATGAATTCCTAAGCTATTCTCAAATTAAAAAGGATCAAATAAGCATTTGCCAAGATTGTGAGCATAGGCACATTTGCACTGATTGCCGAGCCTTTGTTTCGGATATTTTTGCTAAGCCTGCTAAATGCAGTTATGATCCCTATACTGCCAAATGGAATGACTAG
- a CDS encoding peptide MFS transporter, with protein MEKTVSIEEIQNFEGKYPKQLWHLSLVEMWERFCFYGMRGVLAFFMVEQLGLSDQKSNLQYGAIQAFVYAFTFIGGIFADKILGFRKSLFWGGTLMIIGNLILAFSPHDLFYIGITLSIIGTGFFKPNVSSMVGELYHEKDNRRDAGYGLFYAGINVGGLLGGAMCIYLGKYYNWHLCFLSAALVMMFGLGTFIFTKKHLGPIGSSPLLHLKKSKQQLWEITVYAGSILCIPLIYIMVKNTAFTDYFMYTIGVVALVYFLYETFKIKDKKAQYKLLAAFVFIFCYFIFMAISEQSGGSLSLFAKDNLDHKILFFNIDPNVVNNSVNSLFVIVFSPIVGILWLGLYKRKIEPNTVVKFGIGFLLLALSFYVFYATRFFANVQGISSLNVFTLAYLLLTLGELCLGPIGMSIITKLSPKKMFGMMMGLWFLSSAFGQLAAGKLGAEMSSIDNASLPTKLMAYTEGYKALALYSLIAGLALIIFSQLVKKLMQEVR; from the coding sequence ATGGAAAAAACAGTTTCAATAGAAGAGATTCAGAATTTTGAAGGAAAATACCCGAAACAACTCTGGCATTTATCGCTGGTAGAAATGTGGGAGCGTTTCTGTTTTTATGGAATGCGTGGGGTATTGGCGTTCTTTATGGTAGAACAACTGGGTTTAAGCGACCAAAAATCGAACCTGCAGTACGGTGCTATACAAGCCTTTGTTTATGCTTTCACTTTTATAGGTGGTATTTTTGCCGATAAGATTTTAGGATTCAGAAAATCTCTTTTCTGGGGTGGAACTTTAATGATTATTGGAAACTTAATCCTGGCTTTCTCTCCACACGATTTATTTTATATAGGCATTACCCTATCTATTATCGGAACCGGTTTTTTTAAGCCCAATGTTTCATCAATGGTTGGCGAATTATATCACGAGAAAGATAATCGCAGAGATGCAGGATACGGACTTTTTTATGCAGGTATTAATGTAGGTGGCTTACTGGGTGGTGCCATGTGTATTTATCTGGGTAAATATTACAACTGGCATTTATGTTTCTTATCTGCTGCCCTGGTAATGATGTTTGGCTTAGGTACGTTCATTTTTACTAAAAAACACTTAGGTCCTATCGGGAGTTCACCATTACTGCACCTTAAAAAATCAAAACAGCAGCTATGGGAAATAACCGTTTATGCGGGTTCGATACTATGCATCCCATTGATTTATATCATGGTAAAAAACACGGCCTTTACCGATTATTTCATGTACACCATAGGCGTTGTTGCCCTGGTTTATTTCCTATACGAAACCTTTAAAATAAAAGATAAAAAAGCACAATATAAACTATTGGCGGCATTCGTCTTTATCTTCTGCTACTTCATTTTTATGGCCATATCTGAACAAAGTGGCGGTTCGCTTTCATTATTTGCAAAAGATAACCTGGATCATAAAATCCTCTTTTTCAACATCGACCCCAATGTGGTAAACAATAGTGTTAACTCGCTTTTTGTTATTGTTTTTAGTCCGATTGTTGGCATTTTATGGCTTGGCTTATACAAACGTAAAATAGAGCCCAATACCGTGGTAAAATTTGGAATCGGTTTTCTTTTACTGGCTTTGAGTTTTTATGTTTTTTATGCCACCAGGTTCTTCGCCAATGTACAGGGCATTAGCTCGTTAAATGTATTTACGCTAGCTTATTTATTGTTAACCCTTGGCGAGCTTTGTTTGGGGCCAATTGGGATGTCGATTATTACGAAACTCTCGCCAAAGAAAATGTTCGGTATGATGATGGGACTTTGGTTTTTATCAAGTGCTTTTGGTCAATTGGCTGCCGGAAAACTGGGTGCAGAAATGTCGAGTATCGACAATGCTTCACTACCAACTAAATTAATGGCTTATACTGAAGGTTACAAAGCATTGGCCTTATATTCTTTAATTGCAGGTTTGGCATTGATTATTTTTTCGCAGCTGGTTAAAAAGTTAATGCAGGAGGTGAGGTAA
- a CDS encoding Arc family DNA binding domain-containing protein produces MAEKDKKAFVLRISPALLKEVETWAADEFRSTNGQIEFLLTQALKSRKKGKAKEE; encoded by the coding sequence ATGGCGGAGAAAGATAAAAAAGCTTTTGTATTAAGAATTAGTCCTGCTTTATTAAAAGAAGTAGAAACCTGGGCTGCCGATGAGTTTAGAAGTACGAACGGGCAGATCGAGTTTCTACTCACGCAGGCATTAAAATCGAGAAAGAAAGGCAAGGCGAAAGAGGAATAA